TGCTGTCCAGTGTCATCCGCGCCCACCTGCAGGAGCTCTTTCCCGGCCGCACGGTGGAATCCTTCTCGCAGTTCCGCGTCACCCGCGATTCGGACCTGGACGTGGATGAGGAGGACGTGACCAACCTGCGCCAGGCCCTGCGTCGCGGCCTGACCACCCGCCAGTTCGGCAAGGCCATCCGCATGGAGGTGGTGGCCACCTGCCCGCCGGAGCTGTCCAAGCTCCTGCTCGACGAGTTCGACCTGCCCGAGGCCGCGCTGCACCGGGTGGATGGCCCGGTCAACCTGGTGCGCCTGACCCAGTTGATCGACCAAGTGGTCCCGGTGCCGGGGGTGGCGCTGACCTTCCCGCCCTTCGAGCCGGGCTGGCCGGAGCGGCGGCTGCCGCGGGGCAAGGACTTCTTCGCCCTGCTGCGCGAGCGCGACGTGATGCTGCACCACCCGTTCGAGAGCTTCGACCCGGTGGTGGAGTTCCTGCGCCAGGCGGTCAACGACCCGGACGTGCTGGCCATCCGCCAGACCATCTACCGCACCGGCGCCAAGTCCGAGCTGATGGACCTGCTGATCGAGGGCGCGCGCCGCGGCAAGGAGGTGATGGCCGTGGTGGAGCTCAAGGCCCGCTTCGACGAAGAGGCCAACATCAACTGGGCCGAGCGCCTGGAGGCGGTGGGGGCGCAGGTGGTCTACGGCATCGTCGGCCTGAAGACCCACGCCAAGCTGCTGCTGGTGACGCGGCGCGAGAGCGGCGGCAAGGCCGGCCCGCGCCTGCGCCGCTATGTGCACCTGTCCACCGGCAACTACAACCCGCGCACCGCGCGGCTGTACACCGACGTGGGCTTCCTGACGGCCGACCCCGGCATCACGGCCGATGCCGATGCGGTGTTCCAGCAGATCGCCAGCCTCACGCGGGTGAAGCCGCCGCGCCACCTGCTGACCGCACCCTTCGTGCTGCACCGTCGCCTGGTGCGGCAGATGGCCGAGGTGGCCGACGCCGCGCGTGCGGGCAAGCCCGCCCGCATCGTCGCCAAGTTCAATGCCCTGACCGACCCGGGCCTGATCCAGGCCCTGATCGCCGCCGGGCAGGCGGGTGTCAAGATCGACCTGATCGTGCGCGGCGCCTGCATGTTGCCGCCGGGTCTGCCGGGGCTGACCGAGAACATCCGGGTGCGCTCCATCGTGGGCCGCTTCCTGGAGCACACCCGCGTCATCTATTTCCGCTGGGGTGAGGGCGAGGACGACGAGGTGCTCTACCTGTCCAGTGCCGACTGGATGAGCCGCAACATGTTCCGCCGCATCGAGCTGGCCTGGCCGGTCCACGACCCCAAGCTGCGGCAGCGCATCATCGACGAGTGCCTGGTGCCCTACCTGCACGACGCCCAGGACGCCTGGGAGCAACTGCCGGACGGCCAGTACCGGCGCGTGGGCGAGTCGGGGCCCAGCGCACAGCAGGCGCTGATGCGCCGCCACGCGACACGGATCGGAGGAGGAGGATGAGCATGGACCTGATCCTCTGGCGCCACGCCGAGGCCGAGGAACTGGCCGATGGCCTGGACGACCCGGCCCGCGGCCTCACCCCCAAGGGCGAGCGCCACGCACGGCGGGTGGCCGACTGGCTCAACCGCTTCCTGCCGGCCACCACCAAGGTGCTGGTCAGCCCGGCCCTGCGCACCCAGCAGACGGCCGAGGCCCTGGGCCGGCGCTTCAAGGTGGTGGAGGCCCTGGGCCCGGAAGGCACGGTGGAAGGCCTGCTGGCCGCGGCGCGCTGGCCCGATGCCCGCGAGCCCGTGCTGGTGGTGGGCCACCAGCCCACGCTGGGTCTGACGGCGGCCTATCTGATGACCGGGCCGCGGTTCAACCCCGCGCAGGACGGCAGCCTGACGCCCTGGACCATCAAGAAGGGCGGGGTCTGGTGGCTGCGTCACCGGCCGCGCCAGGACCGCGGCGAGGTGGTGCTGGTGGCGGTGAGAACCCCCGAGCAGATCTGACGCCTCGCCGTCCTGTATCCTTCAAGACCGGCCGCACCGAGAGGGAGCGGCCGGTTCTTTTTCAGCAGTACCGACATGACGATGAATTTCAAGCCGCCGCGCACCGATCGCCGGCGCGCACTGGGGCTGGTCCTGGGCAGTGGACTGGCGACAGGGCTGGGCCTGATCGGCCCGGGGCCCGCCTGGGGCGCCTCGGCCCGCGTGCAGGGGGCGGGTGCCACCTTCCCCTCCAAGGTCTATGCCCGCTGGGCGGCGGACTATGCCAGGCAGACCGGCGTGGATGTGCGCTACCAGCCCACCGGTTCGGGCAACGGCATCGAACAGGCCACGCGGCGCAGCGTGGATTTCGCCGGCAGCGATGTGCCGCTGGGGCCGGACGCCCTGGGCCAGAAGCGCCTGGTCCAGATCCCCACCTGCGTGGGCGGCGTGGTGCCGGTGGTCAACGGCTTCGAGCCGGACCGGCTGCGGCTGACCGGCGAGGTGCTGGCCGCGATCTTCGCGGGCGACATCCAGCGCTGGGACGATGCCCGCATCGCCACGCTCAATCCCGGCCTGAGCCTGCCCGCCCGGCGCATCGTGCGGGTGGTGCGGGGCGACAAGTCCGGCAGCACCGAGGGACTGACCCGCTACCTGGCGGGGCAGTCGCCGGCCTTCGCCAAGCAGGTGGGAGAGGGCGTCATGCCCGCCTGGCCGGGCGAGCCGCTGCGGGCCGAAGGCAACGACGGCATGTCCGCCCTGGTGCGGGCCACGCCGGGCGCCATCGGCTACGTGAGTTATGACCGTGTGGTGGCCGACGGCCTGGCCGGGGTGCGCCTGCGCAACCGCGAAGGCCGCTGGGTGGCCGCGTCGGAGGCGGGCTTCCGGGCCGCCATCCTGCACAGCCCCCTGTACCGCGATGGCAGCGACACCGCCAGCCTGATGGACATGCGCGGGCCCGACAGCTGGCCGCTGACCATGACCACCTTCGTGCTGCTGGACGCCGCACCGGCGACGGCCGCCGCCGTGGAGCCGGCCATGCGCTTCCTGTACTGGTGCTTCCTGCATGGGGATGCGCTGACCCAGGGCACCGGCTTCGCGCCACTGCCCACGGCGGTGCAGGCCCGGCTCACGGCCCGCTTCGCGCAGGTCAAGCCGCGGGATGGCCAGTTCCCGCATTACCTCAGCTTCTGATCCTGCCTGCCGCACCCGTGGCCCCGCTTCGGGGCTCTGGCATCATGCCGCCCACCATGTCCGAACCCACTGTTGCGCGGCCTGCTCCGCACCTGCCCGCGGACGACGGCGTACCGCGCTGGCAGGGCCTGGCCTGGGTGCTGGCCCTGCTGCTGCTGGGGGCGGGCAGCTGGCTGCACCTGCAGCCGGCCTTGAACCAGTCCCTGTTCCTGAACCTCAACCACCTGGCAGGGGGCGTACATCCCGCCGCCGCGGGCCTGTGGGGCGGCCTGAGCGTCGCGGGCCTGGGCGTGTCGGCGGTGCTGGTGGTGCTGGCCCTGGACCGCACGCGGCGCCTGGCCTTGAATGCCCTGCTGTGGGGCGTGCCCCTGGGGCTGCTGTTCAGCCGTCTGCCCAAGGCCCTGATCGACAGCCCCCGGCCGGCCCGTTCGCTGGGCGTCCAGGCCATCGAGGTGATCGGCACGCCGCTGCTCAACCACGCCTCCATGCCCTCCGGCCATGCGCTCACCGCTGGCGCGGTGGCCACCGTGCTGGCGGCGGCGCTGGGCCTGCGGGGCTGGCGTGTGCTGCTGCCCTTTGTCCTCGCGGTGGCGGTGGCGCTCTCGCGCATCGCGGTCGGCGCGCACTGGCCGGCCGATGTGCTGGCCGGCGCCGGCCTGGGCCTGGGGGTGGGGCTGCTGTCCCTGCGGCTGGCGGCCCGCTGGCCGGCGGCCTGGCTGGGAACGGCCAACGGCCAGCGCGGTCTGGCCGTGCTGGAATGGGGCCTGGCGGTGGCCGTGGCGGTGCTGCCGACCGGCTTGCCGGTGGCCGCCCCGTTGCAATGGACGCTGGCCTTCCTCGGGGTGTGCAGCGGCCTTTCGCGCTGGCGCCATGCCGGGGCCCCGGCCGGCACCGACCAGGCCGTGGCCCGGCTGGTGCTGCCTTCGCTGGCGGCAGGCCTGCTGCTGGCCATGCTGCTGCGCGAAGGCATGGGGGCGCAGCTGCTGACGGCGTTGGCGCAGGTGCCGCTGTGGGCCTGGCCGCTGGCGGTGGCCGGCCTGTGGGGCAGCTATGGGCTGCGGGCCGAACGCCTGCGACGGGAATGGGGCACCTGGGGGCGCACCCACCGGCCCGAGGCCCGCATGCCCAGCCTGTCCGACAGCGTGGACCTGTTCCTGACCCACAACGCCGCCCTGCTGCTGCTGCCCATGCGGGCCGGTGAGGCGGGCTATCCGTGGCTGCTCCATCGCCGCTTCGGCATTCCGGTGGCTGAATCGGTGCGCAGCCTGGTCTGGCTGCGCCTGCAGGACGCGCTGGTGCTCGCATTGCTGGGCCTGCTGGGCCTGGCGCCGGGACCGGCCTGGCTGCGGCTGGCCGGCGTGGCGGCGCTGGTGCTGCTGCTGTGGGGCCTGCTGCCCCGCCTGTCGCGCCAGCTGGGACAATGGTGGCCACGCTGGCAGGCCCTGCAGGGCACGCTGGTAGCCCACCGGGGTGACCTGACCGGCTGGGGTCTCTGTGTGGGCAACTGGCTGCTCAAGCTGGCGGTCCTGGGCGGCGTGCTGGCCCTGCTGGCCGGCCTGCCGGTCTGGCAGGGCTGGAGCGGGGCGGTGGCGGGTGAACTCGCCGCGGCCCTGCCCATCCAGGCCCCGGCCGGCCTGGGCAGCTACGAGGCCGCCATCTGGGCTGCGGGACAATGGGTGGGGGCCACGGTGCCGCCGGCCGTGCTGGCCGGTGCCGCGCTGGCGGTGCACACCCTGAGTCTCGTGACCGCCTTGCTGACCCCTTTGATCTACCGTGCCCTCTTGTGGGTGCAATCCCGCCGCTCATCGGCCGCGGGGCCTTCTTCTGCTCGACCATGAACGCAACCGAACACACCGCTTCCGTCGCCCCCGTGCAGGCCCCGCCGCACCGTCTGTCGGTGGTGGTGCCCATGTACAACGAGATCGACAACGTCAAGCCGATGGTCGATGCGGTGCAGGACGCCCTGAAGGACTACCCGCACCCCTGGGAACTGGTGGTGGTGGACGATGGCAGCCGCGACGGCACCGGCCTGGCCCTGCAGCGCCACGCCAAGACGGTGGGGCCGCACATCCGCGTGGTGCGCCTGCTGCGCAACTTCCGCCAGACGGCCGCCATGCAGGCCGGCATCGACGCGGCCCGCGGTGATGTGATCGTGACCCTGGACGGCGACCTGCAGAACGACCCGCGCGACATCCCGCGCCTGGTGGCCCGTCTGCTCAACGACGATCTGGACCTGGTGGCCGGCTGGCGCAAGAACCGCCAGGACGGTTTCGCGATGCGCCGCCTGCCGTCGATGATCGCCAACCGGCTGATCCGCAAGACCACGGGCATGCAGTTCAAGGACCTGGGCTGCAGCCTCAAGGCCTTCCGGGCCTCGGTGCTCAAGGAAGTGCGCCTGTATGGCGAGATGCACCGCTTCATCCCCGCCTGGCTGTCCACCGTCACCTCGCCGGACCGCATGGCCGAGGAACCGGTGAACCACATGGCGCGCCAGTTCGGCGAATCCAAGTACGGCATCTCGCGCACCTTCCGGGTCATCATCGACCTGCTGTCGGTCTACTTCTTCATGAACTTCGGCTCGCGGCCCGGCCACTTCTTCGGTGCGGTGGGCCTGGGCGTGGGCGGACTGGGCACGGCCATCCTGGGCTATCTGGCGGTGCTCAAGCTGCTGGGTGAGTCCATCGGCGGGCGGCCGCTGCTGTCGCTGGGCTTCTTCTGCGTGATGGGCGGGCTGCAGTTCCTGGTCACCGGGGTGCTGGCCGAACTGCTGATCCGCATCTACTACGACGGCAGCCATGCCCGCCAGTACCACGCGCTGCACGCGCCCGTCCTGGCCGACAGCGAGGGCTGGCACGCATGAGGCTGGGCTCGCCGATGTCCGGCGCTCGCCTGACGCGCCTGGAGTGGCTGGCGCTGGCCGGCCTGCTGCTGGCGCTGGCGCTGTGGGCGCTGGGCGCCACGCCGCTGTTCGACGTGGACGAGGGCGCCTTCAGCGAGGCCACCCGCGAGATGATCGTGCACCACGACTGGATGCACACCACGCTCAACGGCGAGCCGCGTTTCGACAAGCCCATCGGCGTGTACTGGCTGCAGGCGATCAGCGTCAGCCTGTTCGGCGTGCGCGAGTTCGCCTTCCGCCTGCCTTCGGCCCTGTCGGCCTGGGGCTGGTCGCTGGCCCTGGTGGCCTTTGCCCTGCCGCGCCTGGGCCGGCAGGTGGCGGTGGCGGCCGGGGTGATCCTGGCCACGTGCCTGGGCGTGCTGGCCATCGGCCGAGCCGCCACGGCGGATGCGCTGCTGAACCTGCTGCTGACCTTGACGGCGCTGGATGCCTGGCGCTGGCTGGAAGCGCAGAACCGCGGTGAGGCGGGCAGGGCGCCCTTGCGCCGCGCCTACGCCTGGATGGGCATGGGCCTGCTGGTCAAGGGCCCGGTGGCGGTGGTGGTGCCCGGTGCCGCCCTGGTGCTGTGGCTGGCGCTGTCGCTGCCCTGGCGCGAGGCCCTGCGCCGGCTGGGCCGCGCGGCGGGCGACGGCTGGGGCTGGGCCCTGCTGCTGGGCATTGCCGTGCCCTGGTATGCCTACGAACTGCACCGCGATGGCCAGGCTTTCATCGACGGCTTCCTGATCCGCCACAACCTGGCGCGCTACAGCAGCCCGCTGGAGAAGCATGGCGGCAGCATCGGCTACTACTTCGTGGTGCTGCCCCTCTTGCTGCTGCCCTGGACGCCGCTGCTGGCCAGCGTGGTGGTGGGCGTGCGCCGCCACTGGGCCGATCCGATGCAGCGCTTCCTGCTGGTGTGGGGCGGCTTCGTGCTGGTGTTCTTCTCGCTGTCAGGCACCAAGCTGCCGCATTACGTGCTGTATGGCGCCAGCCCCTTCGTGCTGCTGATGGCCATGGCGCTGGTGCAGGCCGGCACGGCCATGCGGGCGGCGCTCACGGTGTGCCTGCTGCTGTTGCTGGCCCTGCTGTGTGGCAGTGCCGCCACGCTGCACCTGTGGGCACCCGGCGTGGTGAAACCGCCGCTCTACCGAGCCCTGCTGCTGGGGCAGCAGGCCTCGCCCTGGCTGGTGTGGGTCAGTGGCATGGCGGCGCTGGCCGTGCTGTTCCTGATGACCCAGCTCAGCCGACCGGGCCTCACCCTGCTGTGGCGCAGCGGCTCGGCGGCCGTGCTGCTGTCGCTGGTCAGCCTGGGGGTGGCCTTGCCCTGGTGGGGTGATCTCTTGCAGGGACCGATCAAGCGGGCGGCCGAGGTGGCCCGGCAGCGGCCGGAACCTGCGGTGCAATGGGGCCTGCACCAGCCCAGTTTCGCGGTGTACCGTGAAGAGGAGGCGCCGCGCCGGGCGCCCCGGGATGGTGAGCTGGCCCTGGTTCGGCTTGACCAGCTGCCGGCCCTGATGGCCCAGGTGGGCGGGCGCTACAGCACGCTGTACGCCGAGCGCGGTTACGCCCTCATTCTGTGGCGGGCGTCTTCCGCCCCCGCCGAGCCTTCGGTGGCCCAGGCGCCGATGACGGCGCCCTGAGCCGGCGCACCTTCCCTGGACTGGAGTCAGCCAGGGAAGGCCCGGATCACAACGTCCATGCGAAGACCAGGCCGGTGAAGTTGACGCCGTTGTTGGGCTTCTTGATGTCGGCGTTGCTGATGTGGCGCCACTGCAGGCCCACGCGCCACTGGCCGCCGCCATCCACCAGGTTCAGGCCCAGGTGGTCGGAGAACTGGAAGTTGCTGCCCTTCTGGCGGTCACCGATGTTGACCTCGCTGAGCCAGGCCGGGCCGATGCCGAACTCCACTTCCCACTTGTGGGAGGCGAAGGCCGGATGCTGCCAGTGCACCAGGGGCACCACGGCCACATCCCAGGCGGAAGAGGCGCCGGCCACGTCGCCGCGGGTGGTCCAACGGCCCACCGAGAAGTTGGTCTGATTGCTCAAGGACCAGCTGCCGGCATCCAGCATGTGGCAGTCGCCGTAGGCGGCGCCGACCGAGGCCAGGTTCAGCTCGTGGTCGTGGGCCACGTTGCCGCGCAGCTGCCACTGGGCGCCGCGGCAATCGGTGAAGGGAGCGCCTTCCCAGAGGCCATAGGCCCAGGAGGCAAGGGTGCCGCCCACGGCCAGCGCGCGCAGCGCGTTCTGGTCCTTGGCTTCGGCATGGGCGTTGCCCAGGCTGCCGATCAGGGCGAGCGCGGCCAGGGCGGTACGGGTGACGGGGTGTTTCATGGCCTGCATTCTGCCAGCCATCCCCTGTTTGCCGGGCTGGCGTCCGTCCTGCGGGTGGTAGCGTCCGACATCGGGCGCGCCTGTCGTCTCAAAGACCCCATGGCGCGTTGAGCTTCCGATCGGGTGCCCGCGGCCTGTCGTCCTGCGCGCTTGTGGGCGCTGTCCGACACAGGCTTCCGCAGCCAGCCGACAGGTTGCTGGCGGGAAGCATTCTTACCATTCGCACACCTCGCAACTTTTCCTCAGGGAGTGAATCCATGAACCAGCGCCTGATGCGCCTGTTGATCGGCAGTGCCCTTGTCGCCTCGCTGGCCGCCTGTGGTGGCGGCGGCAGCAGCAACAGCGTGGCCGCAGGCGACAGCCTCGTCTCGACCACGGTGGGCAGCTATCCCCACGCGGTGAACATCTATGTCCCGGCCGGCGGTGCCACCCGGGCGATCGTGGCCCTGCATGGCGGCGGTGGCAACAACACGGCCATCGCCTACCAGCTGGGCCTGAACAGTTCCAACAGCGAGACGACCACCAACACCATCAACTGGGACTGGTTGCACGCCAACAAGGTCATCATGGTGTTTCCGCAGGGGCAGCACATTGACGGTGCGAGCGGGGCCACCACCTGGTCCAACTACGCCATGACCTCCGGGCAAGATGACGTGGCCTTCCTGCAGGCCCTGGCCGCCAAGCTCAAGAGCGACTACGGCGTGACCCAGATCGACCTGATGGGTCACTCGATGGGCGGGGCGATGACCAACCGCATGCGCTGCGAGTCGCCGGCCACCTTCGACGGCTACATCGCACTGGCCGGCCCCGCCTCCGAACACTTCGATCCGGCTGGCGCCACGCCCTGCGTGCCCAGCGTGAACAAGCCCTACATGAGCATCAGCGGCGACGACGACCAGGTCATGCAGACCTACAACAACCGCTGGCCCAACTACAACTGGATCATCAACCCCCTGGTCGAGTGGGCGGGCAATGCGGCTTTCCTGGACGGCACGATGATGGGCGAGTGGCCTGAGCAGCAGGTGCGTGTCACGCAGACCTGTGGTGAGTCGGTGGCGCCGCTGGGCTCGCCCAACGCCACCTCGGGCAATGTCCAGACCTGGACCAACTGCGGCGGTGCGATGGTGATCAAGAAGATTACCGGTGCCGACCACGGCGTGGCCACCATGGCGGCCCAGATGGATGCCAACAACCCGACGGTGGTGATGGACACGGTGATGAGCTTCCTGAACGCGCAGTGAGCGCGCCGGGACGCTGACGGCGGACAAGACCCGTCATGCCTGCCAGGCCGGCCGGGCTGCTAAGCTCGGCCGGCTTTTTCTGTTTCCGAGGTTTCCAACATGTTCACCGGCATCGTCCAGGGCGTGGCTGAAGTCGCGTCGATCACCGACCGTCCCGGTCTGCGCAGTTTCCGCCTGCGCTTTCCGCCCGGTTTCGCCCAGGATCTGGCCATCGGGGCCAGCGTGGCCTGCGACGGCGTCTGCCTCACCGTCACCACCTTGCACGGCCCCGACGAGGCCGACTTCGACGTGATGCAGCAGAGTCTGGGGCTGACCACCCTGGGTTCGCTGGCCGAGGGCGACCGCATCAACGTGGAGCGGGCGGCCAAGGATGGCGCCGAGATCGGCGGGCACCCCTTGTCCGGGCATGTGGATTTCACCGCCACGCTGGCCTCGGTGCGTCAGCCCGAGAACAACCATGTGATGCGCATCGAGGTGCCCGCGCGCTGGATGCGGTACGTCTTTGCCAAGGGCTACATCGCCATCAACGGGGCCAGCCTGACCGTGGCCGAGGCCGACCGGCAGGCCGGCTGGTTCGAGGTCTGGCTGATTCCCGAGACCCTGCGCATGACCACCTTCGGCCAGAAGCAGCCGGGTGACCGCCTCAACATCGAGATCGAGCGGTCGACCCAGGTCTTCGTGGACACCGTGCGCGATGCGCTGGAAGAGCGCCTGGGGCCGCTGATGCCGGCGCTGGAGGCGCTGATGCGCCAGCAGGGCCTGAGCACCGACGAGCTGACCCGGCCCCTGCCGGCGCCCGAGCGCTGAGAGTGTGCGTTCCTGGCGCAGAGGGTTGTCCCGAGGGCGCCTGACCCGGTCAGGTGTTCCACCTCGGCACGGCTCACCAGGGATGTTCCGTTTCGCCACAGGGTGTTCCCGGGGGTGAATGCGGCCCGGGTCCTGGGCGGCGAGGATTTCCCCTCGGAAAAGCCGGCCAACCGGGCCTGGAGCCAAGCTGGCACAGGGTGTGCAGTAGAGAGCCTGTGGTGAGCAGCCGGACCGACCGGCGCCGCCTGTTCCACAAGCACCTACTCTGGAGACACCTCATGCTGTATGCACTGCCCGGTACCGCTGGCGCCCCGGTCCAACACAAGGCCCGCTACGACAACTTCATCGGCGGCAAGTTCGTGGCCCCGGTGAAGGGCCAGTACTTTGACGTCGTCACCCCCATCAACGGCAAGGTCTACACCCAGGTGGCCCGCTCCGACGAGGCGGACATCAACCTGGCCCTGGATGCCGCCCACGCCGCCGCCGCCAAGTGGGCCGCCACCCCGCCGGCCGAGCGCGCCAACATCCTGCTGAAGATCGCCGACCGCATCGACCAGAACCTGGAGAAGCTGGCCTACGCCGAGACGGTGGACAACGGCAAGCCGATGCGCGAGACGCTGAACGCGGACATCCCGCTGTCGGCCGACCACTTCCGCTACTTCGCTGGCTGCCTGCGCGCCCAGGAAGGCTCGCTCAGCGAGATCGACGAGAACACCATTGCCTACCACTTCCACGAGCCCCTGGGCGTGGTCGGCCAGATCATCCCCTGGAACTTCCCGCTGCTGATGGCCGCCTGGAAGCTGGCCCCCGCCCTGGGTGCCGGCAACTGCGTGGTGCTCAAGCCGGCCGAATCCACCCCGGTCAGCATCCTGGTGCTGGTCGAGCTGATCGCCGACCTGCTGCCCCCGGGCGTGCTGAACATCGTCAACGGCTATGGCCGCGAAGCCGGCATGCCGCTGGCCACCAGCAAGCGCATCGCCAAGATCGCCTTCACCGGCTCCACCGCCACCGGCCGTGTGATCGCCCAGGCCGCCGCCACCAACCTGATTCCCGCCACGCTGGAACTGGGCGGCAAGAGCCCCAACATCTTCTTCGACGACGTGATGGCCCAGGACGACGCCTTCCTGGACAAGGCCATCGAAGGTCTGGTGCTGTTCGCGTTCAACCAGGGCGAGGTCTGCACCTGCCCGTCGCGCGCCCTGATCCAGGAATCCATCTACGACAAGTTCATGGAGCGCGCCCTCAAGCGCGTGGCCGCCATCAAGCAGGGCAGCCCGCTGGACACCGACACCATGATGGGCGCCCAGGCCTCCACCATGCAGATGGACAAGATCATCTCCTACCTGGAGCTGGGCAAGCAGGAAGGCGCGCAAGTGCTGATCGGCGGCGCCAAGGCCGAGCTGGGCGGTGATCTGGCTGGCGGCTACTACATCCAGCCGACCCTGTTCAAGGGCCACAACAAGATGCGCATCTTCCAGGAGGAGATCTTCGGCCCGGTGCTGGCCGTGACCACCTTCAAGGACGAGGCCGAGGCCATGCAGATCGCCAACGACACCCCGTACGGCCTGGGCGCCGGCGTGTGGACCCGTGACGGCAGCCGTGCCTACCGCTTCGGCCGCGGCATCCAGGCCGGCCGCGTGTGGACCAACTGCTACCACGCCTACCCGGCCCACGCGGCCTTCGGTGGCTACAAGGAATCGGGCATCGGCCGCGAGACCCACAAGCAGATGCTGGACCACTACCAGCAGACCAAGAACCTGCTGGTCAGCTACAACCCGAACAAGCTGGGCTTCTTCTGATCCTTCGCGAGTTCAGGACGGGACGGCTTCGGCCGCCCTTTTTTGTTGGTGCAAGCAAGGAGAGACCGGATGGAAACGCTGGAGACACCGGTGGAGCGCGTGGTCGCCTCGCCCGAGGCGCTGGCGCTGCTGGAGCGCCTGAAGGCCCGGCATGGCGAGGTGATGTTCTACCAGTCGCACGGCTGCTGTGATGGC
This sequence is a window from Ideonella dechloratans. Protein-coding genes within it:
- a CDS encoding glycosyltransferase family 2 protein, with the protein product MNATEHTASVAPVQAPPHRLSVVVPMYNEIDNVKPMVDAVQDALKDYPHPWELVVVDDGSRDGTGLALQRHAKTVGPHIRVVRLLRNFRQTAAMQAGIDAARGDVIVTLDGDLQNDPRDIPRLVARLLNDDLDLVAGWRKNRQDGFAMRRLPSMIANRLIRKTTGMQFKDLGCSLKAFRASVLKEVRLYGEMHRFIPAWLSTVTSPDRMAEEPVNHMARQFGESKYGISRTFRVIIDLLSVYFFMNFGSRPGHFFGAVGLGVGGLGTAILGYLAVLKLLGESIGGRPLLSLGFFCVMGGLQFLVTGVLAELLIRIYYDGSHARQYHALHAPVLADSEGWHA
- a CDS encoding SixA phosphatase family protein, giving the protein MDLILWRHAEAEELADGLDDPARGLTPKGERHARRVADWLNRFLPATTKVLVSPALRTQQTAEALGRRFKVVEALGPEGTVEGLLAAARWPDAREPVLVVGHQPTLGLTAAYLMTGPRFNPAQDGSLTPWTIKKGGVWWLRHRPRQDRGEVVLVAVRTPEQI
- a CDS encoding acyloxyacyl hydrolase, with product MKHPVTRTALAALALIGSLGNAHAEAKDQNALRALAVGGTLASWAYGLWEGAPFTDCRGAQWQLRGNVAHDHELNLASVGAAYGDCHMLDAGSWSLSNQTNFSVGRWTTRGDVAGASSAWDVAVVPLVHWQHPAFASHKWEVEFGIGPAWLSEVNIGDRQKGSNFQFSDHLGLNLVDGGGQWRVGLQWRHISNADIKKPNNGVNFTGLVFAWTL
- the pstS gene encoding phosphate ABC transporter substrate-binding protein PstS, with protein sequence MTMNFKPPRTDRRRALGLVLGSGLATGLGLIGPGPAWGASARVQGAGATFPSKVYARWAADYARQTGVDVRYQPTGSGNGIEQATRRSVDFAGSDVPLGPDALGQKRLVQIPTCVGGVVPVVNGFEPDRLRLTGEVLAAIFAGDIQRWDDARIATLNPGLSLPARRIVRVVRGDKSGSTEGLTRYLAGQSPAFAKQVGEGVMPAWPGEPLRAEGNDGMSALVRATPGAIGYVSYDRVVADGLAGVRLRNREGRWVAASEAGFRAAILHSPLYRDGSDTASLMDMRGPDSWPLTMTTFVLLDAAPATAAAVEPAMRFLYWCFLHGDALTQGTGFAPLPTAVQARLTARFAQVKPRDGQFPHYLSF
- a CDS encoding ArnT family glycosyltransferase, which encodes MSGARLTRLEWLALAGLLLALALWALGATPLFDVDEGAFSEATREMIVHHDWMHTTLNGEPRFDKPIGVYWLQAISVSLFGVREFAFRLPSALSAWGWSLALVAFALPRLGRQVAVAAGVILATCLGVLAIGRAATADALLNLLLTLTALDAWRWLEAQNRGEAGRAPLRRAYAWMGMGLLVKGPVAVVVPGAALVLWLALSLPWREALRRLGRAAGDGWGWALLLGIAVPWYAYELHRDGQAFIDGFLIRHNLARYSSPLEKHGGSIGYYFVVLPLLLLPWTPLLASVVVGVRRHWADPMQRFLLVWGGFVLVFFSLSGTKLPHYVLYGASPFVLLMAMALVQAGTAMRAALTVCLLLLLALLCGSAATLHLWAPGVVKPPLYRALLLGQQASPWLVWVSGMAALAVLFLMTQLSRPGLTLLWRSGSAAVLLSLVSLGVALPWWGDLLQGPIKRAAEVARQRPEPAVQWGLHQPSFAVYREEEAPRRAPRDGELALVRLDQLPALMAQVGGRYSTLYAERGYALILWRASSAPAEPSVAQAPMTAP
- the ppk1 gene encoding polyphosphate kinase 1 codes for the protein MTEVSEPQTAAVAMPPLLNRELAILAFNRRVLAQAQRPDVPLLERLRYITIVSSNLDEFFEVRFADVLDAARAAGSEAAWRDVSATAARAHALADEQYRIFNTEVMPALRRHGIEIINHAERTPAQKAWVARFFEREVRPLLIPVGLDPAHPFPQVANKTLNFIARLGGRDAFGRESTIAIVKVPRVLRRVIRMPDEVCAPGQQGFVLLSSVIRAHLQELFPGRTVESFSQFRVTRDSDLDVDEEDVTNLRQALRRGLTTRQFGKAIRMEVVATCPPELSKLLLDEFDLPEAALHRVDGPVNLVRLTQLIDQVVPVPGVALTFPPFEPGWPERRLPRGKDFFALLRERDVMLHHPFESFDPVVEFLRQAVNDPDVLAIRQTIYRTGAKSELMDLLIEGARRGKEVMAVVELKARFDEEANINWAERLEAVGAQVVYGIVGLKTHAKLLLVTRRESGGKAGPRLRRYVHLSTGNYNPRTARLYTDVGFLTADPGITADADAVFQQIASLTRVKPPRHLLTAPFVLHRRLVRQMAEVADAARAGKPARIVAKFNALTDPGLIQALIAAGQAGVKIDLIVRGACMLPPGLPGLTENIRVRSIVGRFLEHTRVIYFRWGEGEDDEVLYLSSADWMSRNMFRRIELAWPVHDPKLRQRIIDECLVPYLHDAQDAWEQLPDGQYRRVGESGPSAQQALMRRHATRIGGGG
- a CDS encoding phosphatase PAP2 family protein yields the protein MSEPTVARPAPHLPADDGVPRWQGLAWVLALLLLGAGSWLHLQPALNQSLFLNLNHLAGGVHPAAAGLWGGLSVAGLGVSAVLVVLALDRTRRLALNALLWGVPLGLLFSRLPKALIDSPRPARSLGVQAIEVIGTPLLNHASMPSGHALTAGAVATVLAAALGLRGWRVLLPFVLAVAVALSRIAVGAHWPADVLAGAGLGLGVGLLSLRLAARWPAAWLGTANGQRGLAVLEWGLAVAVAVLPTGLPVAAPLQWTLAFLGVCSGLSRWRHAGAPAGTDQAVARLVLPSLAAGLLLAMLLREGMGAQLLTALAQVPLWAWPLAVAGLWGSYGLRAERLRREWGTWGRTHRPEARMPSLSDSVDLFLTHNAALLLLPMRAGEAGYPWLLHRRFGIPVAESVRSLVWLRLQDALVLALLGLLGLAPGPAWLRLAGVAALVLLLWGLLPRLSRQLGQWWPRWQALQGTLVAHRGDLTGWGLCVGNWLLKLAVLGGVLALLAGLPVWQGWSGAVAGELAAALPIQAPAGLGSYEAAIWAAGQWVGATVPPAVLAGAALAVHTLSLVTALLTPLIYRALLWVQSRRSSAAGPSSARP